One segment of Chiloscyllium plagiosum isolate BGI_BamShark_2017 chromosome 5, ASM401019v2, whole genome shotgun sequence DNA contains the following:
- the lrrc3b gene encoding leucine-rich repeat-containing protein 3B, translated as MKLMDLFLARSSSMHFLLQSLVFLVLCFHSASMCPKGCMCSHVSSLNVSCSNANLKEIPKDLPPETALLYLDSNQIRSVPNEIFKDLHQLKVLNLSKNVIESIEEQAFKGVADTLQTLDLSNNKIKSVHKDTFSKLKGRAQFSDNPWHCDCTLQQALHGMPSNHEIANNIICETAALKEHTGKSLISAANEADLCNLSKKTTDVAMLVTMFGWFTMVISYVVYYVRQNQEDARRHLEYLKSLPSKQRKPEESDDISTVL; from the coding sequence ATGAAGCTGATGGACCTATTCCTTGCTCGCTCATCCTCCATGCATTTTCTGCTGCAGAGTTTAGTGTTCCTGGTTCTGTGCTTTCACTCAGCCAGCATGTGTCCCAAAGGCTGTATGTGTTCTCATGTCAGTAGCTTAAATGTAAGCTGCAGCAATGCGAATCTCAAAGAGATTCCCAAAGACCTTCCTCCAGAAACTGCTTTGCTTTACTTAGACTCAAATCAAATAAGGTCCGTTCCCAATGAGATCTTTAAAGACTTGCACCAACTTAAAGTGCTTAATTTGTCCAAAAATGTTATTGAGTCCATAGAAGAACAAGCATTCAAAGGTGTGGCTGATACCTTGCAGACTCTTGATCTTTCAAACAACAAGATTAAAAGTGTACATAAAGACACATTCAGCAAACTCAAAGGCAGGGCCCAGTTTTCTGACAACCCATGGCACTGTGACTGCACCCTCCAACAGGCGCTGCATGGTATGCCCTCGAACCATGAAATAGCCAACAATATCATCTGTGAGACTGCAGCTTTGAAGGAACATACTGGGAAATCTTTGATCAGTGCTGCAAATGAAGCTGACCTCTGTAATCTGTCCAAAAAAACAACTGATGTGGCTATGCTGGTCACGATGTTTGGCTGGTTCACCATGGTGATCTCATATGTGGTCTATTACGTACGTCAGAACCAGGAAGATGCAAGAAGGCATCTTGAATATTTAAAATCGCTTCCTAGCAAGCAAAGGAAGCCAGAGGAATCTGATGATATtagtactgtgctgtaa